The proteins below come from a single Roseiflexus sp. RS-1 genomic window:
- a CDS encoding alpha/beta fold hydrolase — translation MSAIHIDNRLVHYEVVGRRGAPVIFLHSWLGSWRYWLPTMEHASERYRTFALDFWGFGESDRRDGAFSIAEYVGMVIDFMNHLGIAKATLVGHGLGGMVALRAVSQHPDRFTRLMIVSTPIQGAQIQNHVKPGALSRLLGRAAPGNVWTRLMRQLNVDYPQILNEIIEDTDSLSETVVQRVIASVAETDLREDLERLETPLLAVFGEKDAIVSPDQARFLHEDHASMQQVIKLPRSNHFPFLDQPNVFNRLLMDFQASNGTQVEIKTEWRRRVSQLEYI, via the coding sequence ATGAGCGCGATCCATATCGACAACCGATTGGTGCACTATGAGGTCGTCGGTCGGCGCGGCGCACCGGTGATCTTTCTGCACAGCTGGCTTGGCTCGTGGCGCTACTGGCTGCCGACGATGGAGCATGCGTCGGAACGCTACCGAACGTTCGCTCTCGATTTCTGGGGGTTCGGCGAGTCTGACCGACGTGATGGAGCGTTTTCAATCGCCGAGTATGTCGGCATGGTGATAGACTTTATGAACCACCTTGGCATCGCAAAAGCGACCCTGGTGGGGCATGGATTGGGCGGCATGGTAGCGCTGCGCGCCGTAAGTCAGCATCCGGATCGGTTCACGCGCCTGATGATCGTCAGTACGCCAATCCAGGGTGCGCAGATTCAGAACCACGTCAAGCCGGGCGCCCTGTCACGCCTCCTCGGACGCGCCGCCCCTGGCAATGTCTGGACGCGGTTGATGCGTCAACTCAATGTCGATTATCCGCAGATCCTGAACGAGATTATCGAGGACACCGATAGCCTCTCCGAAACGGTTGTTCAGCGTGTCATCGCGTCGGTTGCCGAGACCGATCTGCGCGAAGACCTCGAACGGCTGGAGACGCCGTTGCTGGCGGTGTTCGGCGAGAAGGATGCGATCGTGTCGCCTGATCAGGCGCGCTTCCTGCACGAAGACCATGCCTCAATGCAACAGGTTATCAAATTGCCGCGATCCAACCATTTTCCCTTCCTCGATCAACCGAATGTGTTCAACCGCCTGTTGATGGATTTCCAGGCGAGCAATGGAACGCAGGTGGAGATCAAGACGGAGTGGCGGCGGCGGGTGAGTCAGCTGGAGTATATTTGA
- a CDS encoding galactitol-1-phosphate 5-dehydrogenase produces MMTSTMDALVWLGPRRMELRREPAPTPEPGEVLVAVEAVGICGSELSGYLGQNSLRKPPLIMGHEAAGRIAFDSDAALSDGSPARAGVRVTFNPLLTCGACDRCRAGKSNLCRNRQLISAHRPGAFATYVAVPADLCIPLPDHVSLTLGSLTEPLACSVRAVAHTGTPERLAILGAGPIGLLCLVAARAAGIEHILMSDVSDRRLAVARAWGATVTINARHNVLNAVQAFAPGGVDAVIDAVGLTVTRDQAVRAVTPGGRVVFIGLHEEESMLPANYIVRQEITVTGSFTYSDADFARALALLAEGRVSLDGDWLEERPLAAGPAAFEELLAGATRAAKIVLRVA; encoded by the coding sequence ATGATGACATCCACGATGGACGCGCTGGTCTGGCTCGGACCGCGCAGGATGGAACTGCGTCGCGAGCCTGCGCCAACGCCGGAACCGGGTGAGGTGCTCGTGGCAGTGGAAGCGGTTGGCATTTGCGGGTCGGAACTGAGCGGGTACCTTGGCCAGAATAGTTTGCGAAAACCACCGCTGATCATGGGGCACGAAGCGGCGGGGCGAATCGCCTTCGACAGTGATGCCGCGCTGAGCGACGGGTCGCCAGCGCGCGCTGGCGTGCGCGTAACCTTCAACCCGTTGCTGACGTGCGGCGCATGTGATCGTTGCCGGGCGGGAAAGAGCAACCTGTGCCGCAACCGACAACTGATCAGCGCCCATCGCCCGGGCGCATTCGCCACCTACGTGGCAGTGCCAGCAGATCTCTGCATCCCTCTGCCCGATCACGTGTCGCTGACGCTGGGATCGCTCACCGAACCGCTGGCGTGCAGTGTCCGCGCTGTAGCGCACACCGGAACGCCGGAGCGCCTGGCTATTCTTGGCGCCGGTCCGATCGGGCTACTTTGCCTGGTTGCTGCGCGTGCCGCGGGGATCGAACACATCCTGATGAGCGACGTCTCCGATCGGCGACTGGCAGTGGCGCGCGCCTGGGGTGCAACTGTAACCATCAATGCACGTCATAACGTCCTCAATGCAGTGCAGGCATTCGCTCCCGGCGGCGTCGATGCCGTCATCGACGCAGTGGGTCTCACCGTCACCCGCGATCAGGCAGTGCGCGCCGTCACCCCTGGCGGACGTGTTGTTTTCATCGGGCTCCACGAAGAAGAGTCGATGCTTCCTGCCAACTACATTGTGCGCCAGGAAATCACCGTGACCGGCAGTTTCACCTACAGCGACGCCGATTTTGCGCGCGCGCTCGCGCTGCTGGCAGAAGGGCGCGTTTCGCTCGACGGCGACTGGCTCGAAGAACGACCACTGGCGGCAGGACCGGCAGCGTTCGAGGAATTGCTGGCAGGCGCAACACGCGCAGCGAAGATCGTGCTGCGCGTCGCGTGA
- a CDS encoding GAF domain-containing protein, whose amino-acid sequence MVQRIAELGQDHLPCPWGVVAVQFAGAMASAGWGISPERRQRLIERTVPIPDQTIELPLYHRDELAGFLWLGMPAAHHEQLAPGFLTTLRHQIELLITLLHRDAAAPAAHLDGSRERLSFDPIETLRAFSLHLSSGPAPDDLPDVVVEWAQQLVPCTAAAITWIDPETGRITQAAAVGAAFATPVHPFNDHQTLSEWVAQYRRALRLDDMRSATFADGRSIGAYLALPLHAGDQVFGVLELVDVQPGRFGEQEERLLTILAAQAAQALASAQRYAADDEHLQTRLVQLRSLQRISRELTSTLYLHNILDFALKEALRATRATHGYVALRGYTVEREAFEMEQSDAISVAITPQTYIVLRSVGENGPVRLIVAGGYSIEEEGRLINVALDGGRTIAEEVIASGEARVIDHLAHDDRPALIGPFPLATLAVPIYYEEQVVGVINLHSTRAHVFDRDALDFMRAVADQIALAIGNEERYHEQRRQRDLLAQRATTLNEVLRIGQEMRADRSLDDVLEQIAFSVAETARYRTVAFYLIDNDDRTTASLVAAAGLPLTEIERLRLRRLPMSLIERLLDPQFRVGRSFFVPGRRMRELFDEADQRLLPTLETGEARTPDEWQADDLLIIPLYRSRSRLVGMMVVDEPYDRHTPTPRSVETLEIFADQASIAIENAMLLREARSQAEQMASLYRASTAMVSSLDLDDLLERIYAEIIAHVGVPSFCFVASYNQSRDELRFEMFKRERETATHLHKRTLPRSGLSGWVIEHGEMLYIKDYLEEQDRLPASPVNLGEAIRSWVGIPLMRQNQPIGVLSVQSFEPHAFSERDVQWLSTIANQLAVALSNAQLFAERGQRINELNLINHIGHITSSTLDIERMFTGVYEALAGFLPIDVFAACLYEAERNIIGNAFIVAGNERSYRYIGRAPSPESLLRHVIAARQSVRLEDMSPASVEVCLDFIHLIDPGQTPASCVGVPLVAGDKEVVGVLTLQSSTPRAYSDRELAFLSTVAVQVALGVQNIRLFTEARDSATALQRKVSELSTLLRTAQVLSSSLKPEDVLQSLMAIVAGQLRVDTVALWKIDADGFLTPAAMQGIPSEMARVLRVPLGRGLTGRVAASGQPLVVANVDEDGTSLYPDFNREHQYTSFMGVPVVYREQTIGVLSVMTVQEREFGADEVALLAGIADQAAIALENARLFAERERRIAELTTLNRISQAINVSLSTEEILEALHRGMSEVLDTSQSFIALYDAKTRRLTFPLVYEHGRRAPDREKEVIVIDDLMGGLTPTVILERRPLLLRTQQEVEAVALLPYNCDDPPICSWLGVPIIQGDEIFGVLNVQSYEPGKFDQDAQRFLVTVANQAAIALSNVRLFQSEQERRRVADTLREVAKILTGTLALDEIFALILDQLARVVPYDTASLMLREGDMLRIVAARGFDESIQERVEHLQLPLDDDPSLARVVYTRRPLVLADARQAPSSSVDEGTEHIRGWIGAPLIVGDEVIGVLNVDSTIVGAYDEEDAQIAFALASQAAQAIHNARLFAEVQRATAELEQRVQERTAELKQTNDQLAAERDRLQALHTITLELTASLDLQTTLNRALELASRAVGARRGSIMLKDLKSGTLICRAVLNTDGSVEAKHFPISFGDKKGLSDWVMRHKKAACIGDVLQDNRWLQEEGRAEDVRSVIAAPLMAQEDPIGVLIVTSAETNFFKQDQMQLLTTIANEVAIFINNATLYTIINEIATERSDLLLQQREENSKNQAILQSLGEGVIVVDGGRKIVLYNAASEQILGIPATFVVDQPLTRIAEYHNGSTVVERAKRIYEGLQQGLQALTETPKNHNRVLELPEPTQSIMLNFAPWVGPRNAIYGSVIVLHDITREVEADRAKRDFISSVSHELRTPLTSIKGYVDLMLLGANGPLNEEQKKSLGVVKNNANRLMDLINDILEIGRIDSDKIQLTFEKVVIGDIFRDVEQTLRAEIKRKRLSFTFDVAADTPPVFADKRRLTQIVLNLASNAVKYTYPEGIVKLRAGLNPAGLLQVDVIDNGVGISPEQQQHLFRRFYRADNPLRDEAGGTGLGLSIAKSFVELHGGQMWVESDLGKGSTFSFIIPLRPSTSEASSEMPEQSWS is encoded by the coding sequence ATGGTTCAGCGAATCGCCGAACTGGGGCAGGATCATTTACCCTGCCCGTGGGGCGTTGTTGCGGTGCAGTTCGCCGGAGCGATGGCGAGCGCCGGTTGGGGGATCAGTCCAGAGCGGCGGCAGCGCCTGATCGAGCGCACGGTTCCAATTCCTGACCAGACAATTGAACTTCCGCTCTATCATCGTGATGAACTGGCTGGCTTCCTCTGGCTCGGCATGCCCGCAGCCCACCACGAACAACTCGCGCCCGGTTTCCTCACAACGCTGCGCCATCAGATCGAACTCCTGATCACGCTGCTGCACCGCGATGCGGCAGCGCCGGCTGCGCATCTGGACGGATCGCGCGAACGCCTGTCGTTCGATCCAATTGAGACCCTGCGCGCCTTCAGTCTTCACCTGAGTTCCGGTCCTGCACCCGACGATCTTCCGGATGTGGTGGTCGAGTGGGCACAGCAACTCGTGCCCTGCACTGCCGCAGCGATCACCTGGATTGACCCTGAAACGGGACGCATCACGCAGGCGGCAGCAGTTGGCGCCGCCTTTGCGACGCCAGTGCATCCGTTCAACGACCACCAGACGTTGAGTGAGTGGGTCGCACAGTATCGGCGAGCGCTCCGTCTTGATGATATGCGCTCCGCCACCTTCGCCGATGGACGATCGATTGGGGCGTATCTGGCACTGCCGTTGCATGCGGGCGATCAGGTCTTTGGCGTTCTCGAACTGGTGGATGTGCAACCAGGACGCTTCGGCGAACAGGAGGAGCGCCTGTTGACCATCCTCGCAGCGCAGGCGGCGCAGGCGCTTGCCAGTGCGCAACGGTATGCAGCGGACGATGAACATCTTCAGACGCGCCTGGTGCAACTGCGGTCGCTGCAACGCATCAGTCGAGAATTGACATCGACGCTCTATCTCCACAACATCCTCGATTTTGCGCTGAAAGAGGCGCTGCGCGCCACCCGCGCCACCCATGGATACGTTGCACTGCGCGGTTATACGGTGGAGCGTGAAGCATTCGAGATGGAGCAGTCCGATGCGATCAGCGTCGCCATTACCCCGCAAACCTATATCGTCCTGCGTTCAGTCGGCGAAAATGGACCGGTGCGCCTGATCGTCGCCGGAGGGTACAGCATTGAAGAGGAAGGGCGACTCATCAATGTTGCACTCGATGGTGGACGAACCATTGCAGAAGAGGTGATCGCCAGCGGCGAAGCGCGGGTCATCGATCATTTGGCGCACGATGATCGTCCGGCGCTGATCGGACCGTTCCCCCTGGCAACGCTGGCAGTGCCGATCTACTACGAAGAGCAGGTGGTCGGTGTCATTAATCTGCACAGCACGCGCGCGCATGTTTTCGACCGCGACGCGCTCGATTTTATGCGCGCGGTTGCCGATCAGATTGCACTCGCCATCGGTAACGAAGAGCGATACCACGAACAGCGTCGCCAGCGCGACCTGCTTGCTCAACGCGCCACAACCCTCAACGAGGTGCTGCGCATCGGTCAGGAGATGCGCGCCGACCGTTCCCTCGACGATGTGCTGGAACAGATCGCATTCAGCGTCGCCGAAACTGCGCGGTACCGCACAGTCGCGTTCTACCTGATCGACAACGATGATCGAACAACGGCATCGCTGGTTGCTGCCGCCGGGTTGCCGTTGACCGAGATCGAGCGTCTCCGCCTGCGTCGTTTGCCGATGTCCCTGATCGAGCGGTTGCTCGATCCGCAGTTTCGCGTCGGGCGAAGTTTCTTCGTGCCCGGTCGGCGTATGCGTGAGCTGTTCGATGAAGCCGATCAGCGTCTGCTGCCAACCCTCGAAACCGGTGAAGCACGCACGCCGGATGAGTGGCAGGCGGACGATCTTCTGATCATTCCCCTCTATCGCAGCCGGTCGCGTCTGGTCGGGATGATGGTGGTGGACGAGCCGTATGACCGTCATACTCCAACGCCGCGTTCGGTCGAAACGCTCGAAATCTTCGCCGATCAGGCGTCGATAGCCATCGAAAATGCCATGCTCCTGCGCGAAGCCCGATCGCAGGCGGAACAGATGGCGTCACTCTACCGCGCCAGTACGGCAATGGTCTCGTCGCTCGACCTTGATGATCTGCTCGAACGGATCTATGCCGAGATCATCGCGCACGTCGGCGTTCCGTCGTTCTGCTTCGTTGCATCGTACAACCAGTCCCGCGATGAACTCCGCTTCGAGATGTTCAAGCGTGAGCGCGAGACGGCAACGCACCTGCATAAACGCACTCTGCCACGGAGTGGACTCAGCGGATGGGTGATCGAGCACGGCGAAATGCTCTACATCAAGGACTACCTGGAAGAGCAGGATCGCCTGCCAGCGTCGCCGGTCAATCTGGGAGAAGCGATCCGCTCATGGGTCGGCATCCCGTTGATGCGTCAGAACCAGCCGATCGGCGTCCTTTCGGTGCAGAGTTTTGAGCCGCACGCTTTCAGCGAGCGCGATGTGCAGTGGTTGTCGACCATCGCAAACCAGCTTGCCGTTGCGCTATCGAACGCTCAACTCTTCGCCGAACGCGGACAACGCATCAATGAACTGAACCTCATCAATCATATCGGGCATATTACCAGTTCGACGCTCGATATCGAGCGGATGTTCACCGGAGTCTACGAGGCGCTTGCCGGTTTCCTGCCGATCGATGTCTTTGCTGCGTGCCTCTATGAAGCGGAGCGCAATATCATCGGCAATGCGTTCATCGTCGCCGGCAACGAGCGCTCCTATCGCTACATCGGTCGCGCTCCATCACCGGAAAGTCTGCTCAGGCACGTTATCGCAGCACGGCAATCGGTGCGTCTGGAGGATATGTCCCCGGCGTCAGTCGAGGTCTGCCTGGACTTCATTCATCTCATTGACCCCGGACAAACCCCGGCATCGTGCGTCGGCGTGCCGCTGGTGGCGGGTGACAAGGAAGTTGTCGGGGTGCTGACATTGCAGAGTTCGACGCCACGCGCCTACAGCGACCGCGAACTCGCTTTCCTGAGCACAGTCGCCGTGCAGGTGGCGCTTGGCGTGCAGAACATCCGTCTGTTCACCGAAGCGCGCGATAGCGCGACTGCGCTCCAACGCAAAGTCAGCGAACTGTCGACGCTGCTGCGCACGGCGCAGGTGCTCAGTTCGTCGCTCAAGCCAGAGGATGTGTTGCAGTCGCTGATGGCAATCGTCGCCGGTCAACTACGCGTTGATACGGTAGCGCTCTGGAAGATCGACGCCGATGGGTTCCTTACCCCGGCTGCCATGCAGGGCATTCCGTCGGAGATGGCGCGAGTTCTGCGCGTCCCACTGGGCAGGGGATTAACCGGGCGCGTCGCTGCCAGCGGACAACCGCTGGTGGTGGCGAATGTAGATGAAGATGGCACATCGCTCTACCCGGATTTCAATCGTGAGCATCAGTACACATCGTTTATGGGCGTGCCGGTTGTGTACCGCGAGCAGACGATCGGCGTGCTCAGCGTCATGACCGTTCAGGAGCGCGAGTTCGGCGCCGACGAAGTGGCGTTGCTTGCAGGTATCGCCGACCAGGCGGCGATTGCGCTGGAGAACGCGCGACTCTTCGCCGAACGCGAGCGGCGCATCGCGGAACTGACCACGCTGAACCGTATCAGTCAGGCGATCAATGTGTCGCTCAGCACCGAAGAGATCCTCGAAGCGCTCCATCGCGGCATGAGCGAGGTGCTCGATACCTCGCAATCCTTCATCGCTCTGTACGACGCGAAGACACGACGCCTGACGTTCCCGCTGGTCTATGAACATGGTCGCCGCGCGCCTGACCGGGAAAAAGAAGTCATTGTGATCGACGATCTGATGGGCGGGTTGACGCCGACGGTCATTCTTGAACGCCGACCGCTGCTGCTCCGCACGCAACAGGAAGTCGAAGCCGTCGCCCTCCTCCCCTACAACTGCGACGATCCGCCGATCTGCTCCTGGCTTGGCGTGCCGATCATTCAAGGCGACGAGATCTTCGGCGTGCTGAATGTGCAGAGCTACGAGCCGGGCAAGTTCGACCAGGATGCGCAGCGCTTCCTGGTCACCGTCGCCAATCAGGCCGCGATCGCGTTGAGCAATGTCCGTCTCTTCCAGAGTGAACAGGAACGCCGTCGGGTCGCCGATACGCTGCGCGAGGTTGCAAAAATACTGACCGGTACGCTGGCGCTGGATGAGATTTTTGCGCTGATCCTCGACCAGCTGGCGCGGGTGGTTCCCTACGATACGGCATCGCTCATGCTGCGCGAAGGAGATATGCTGCGGATCGTGGCTGCGCGTGGCTTCGATGAGTCGATCCAGGAGCGCGTTGAACACCTGCAACTGCCGCTTGATGATGATCCGTCACTGGCGCGGGTCGTGTACACCCGCCGTCCGCTCGTCCTTGCCGATGCCCGTCAGGCGCCGTCTTCCAGCGTCGATGAGGGCACCGAACATATCCGCGGCTGGATCGGCGCACCGCTGATCGTCGGCGACGAAGTGATCGGGGTGCTCAACGTCGATAGTACCATCGTCGGCGCCTACGACGAGGAGGACGCACAGATCGCATTCGCGCTGGCAAGCCAGGCAGCCCAGGCGATCCACAATGCGCGCCTGTTCGCCGAAGTGCAGCGTGCGACCGCCGAACTTGAGCAACGGGTCCAGGAACGCACGGCAGAACTCAAGCAAACCAACGACCAGCTCGCCGCCGAGCGCGACCGGTTGCAGGCATTGCACACCATTACCCTGGAATTGACTGCCAGCCTCGACCTGCAAACCACGCTGAACCGTGCGCTGGAACTGGCTTCCAGGGCCGTTGGCGCCCGGCGCGGTTCGATCATGCTCAAGGACCTCAAAAGCGGCACCCTCATTTGCCGCGCCGTCCTCAACACCGATGGTTCGGTCGAGGCAAAGCACTTCCCTATCTCCTTTGGGGACAAGAAGGGACTCTCCGATTGGGTTATGCGTCATAAAAAGGCGGCCTGTATCGGCGATGTGCTCCAGGACAATCGCTGGTTACAGGAAGAAGGACGCGCTGAAGATGTGCGTTCGGTCATTGCCGCCCCATTGATGGCGCAGGAAGATCCTATCGGCGTGCTGATTGTGACCAGCGCAGAGACCAATTTCTTCAAGCAGGATCAGATGCAGTTGCTGACGACGATCGCCAACGAGGTAGCCATTTTCATCAACAATGCCACGCTCTATACCATCATCAACGAAATCGCCACCGAGCGCAGCGATCTCTTGTTGCAGCAGCGCGAGGAAAACAGTAAGAACCAGGCAATCCTGCAAAGCCTGGGTGAAGGCGTCATCGTGGTTGATGGAGGGCGGAAGATTGTGCTCTACAACGCGGCATCCGAGCAAATCCTGGGGATACCGGCAACGTTCGTCGTTGATCAACCGCTGACGCGGATCGCCGAGTACCACAACGGCAGCACCGTCGTCGAACGTGCAAAACGTATCTATGAGGGCTTGCAGCAGGGATTGCAGGCGTTGACCGAGACGCCGAAGAACCATAATCGAGTGCTGGAACTTCCAGAGCCGACGCAGTCGATCATGCTGAATTTTGCACCCTGGGTCGGCCCACGCAATGCAATCTACGGTAGCGTCATCGTCTTGCACGATATTACCCGCGAAGTCGAAGCCGACCGCGCCAAGCGCGACTTTATCTCCAGCGTTTCTCATGAATTGCGCACACCGCTCACCTCGATCAAGGGGTACGTCGATCTGATGCTGCTCGGCGCCAACGGACCGCTCAACGAAGAGCAGAAGAAGTCGCTGGGCGTTGTCAAGAACAATGCCAACCGGTTGATGGACCTGATCAACGATATTCTGGAGATTGGTCGGATCGATAGCGATAAAATCCAGCTCACCTTCGAGAAGGTGGTCATCGGTGATATTTTCCGGGATGTGGAACAAACGTTGCGCGCCGAGATCAAACGGAAACGCCTGTCGTTCACCTTCGATGTTGCCGCAGACACGCCGCCTGTTTTCGCAGACAAGCGCCGTCTGACGCAGATCGTGCTGAACCTGGCGTCGAATGCGGTGAAATACACCTATCCCGAAGGGATCGTCAAACTGCGCGCCGGGTTGAACCCGGCAGGTCTGCTGCAGGTCGATGTCATTGATAATGGCGTCGGCATCTCGCCAGAGCAGCAGCAGCATTTGTTCCGCCGTTTCTACCGCGCCGACAACCCGCTGCGCGATGAAGCCGGCGGCACGGGATTGGGGCTGTCGATCGCCAAATCATTCGTCGAACTGCACGGCGGTCAGATGTGGGTCGAAAGCGATCTCGGCAAAGGAAGCACATTCAGTTTCATCATCCCGCTGAGACCGTCCACATCAGAAGCATCATCGGAGATGCCAGAGCAGAGTTGGTCATGA
- a CDS encoding transposase yields MGALLAGSANRPALAPALATAGIARAATLADAWDAWIAAPAHLINTADPPAAGAPPVVSPLACGADLLRWIRAHWTGGPLVLGLDASHRRADVVLLRMSVLYRGAALPVAWVIVPANQPGAWEPHWERMLRWARSALPLDQEVLTLADQGLWSPRRWHAIRSQQVHPIMRVRPTSTFAPTGQVRQSVLRLAPGPGHGWVGAGVAFTHAPKRIAGTLAVAWGAGHAEPWVLLTDLPPARVDAAWYALRSWDEAGFRQSTSMGWDWQRGQVTDPDAVAWQYLVVATVTRWTVAVGTRIDDAEPQGVPPGRLRRAPPTTGAPLRRRWSGTAQRVISLLRRGAGRRLRWLLAQGRCWVRLWLRPEPLPKIGDSVTMHIYDPSQCLKSP; encoded by the coding sequence TTGGGCGCCCTCTTGGCGGGGAGCGCCAATCGTCCCGCGCTGGCGCCGGCGCTCGCCACTGCCGGGATCGCCCGCGCCGCCACCCTGGCGGACGCCTGGGACGCCTGGATCGCCGCCCCGGCCCATCTCATAAACACCGCCGACCCACCTGCGGCGGGTGCGCCACCGGTGGTCAGTCCGCTGGCGTGCGGCGCCGACCTGCTCCGCTGGATTCGCGCGCACTGGACCGGCGGACCGCTCGTGCTCGGGCTGGATGCCTCCCATCGGCGCGCTGACGTCGTTCTGCTGCGCATGAGCGTCCTCTATCGGGGCGCTGCCCTGCCGGTCGCCTGGGTGATCGTCCCGGCGAACCAACCGGGCGCGTGGGAACCGCACTGGGAGCGGATGCTGCGCTGGGCCCGCAGCGCGCTGCCGCTCGACCAGGAGGTCCTCACGCTGGCGGATCAGGGGTTGTGGAGCCCCCGGCGGTGGCACGCCATCCGGTCGCAGCAGGTCCATCCCATCATGCGGGTGCGTCCCACGTCGACCTTCGCGCCGACCGGTCAGGTGCGCCAGTCGGTGCTGCGTCTGGCGCCCGGACCGGGGCATGGATGGGTGGGCGCGGGGGTCGCCTTCACGCACGCACCCAAGCGGATTGCGGGCACGCTGGCGGTGGCGTGGGGCGCCGGCCATGCGGAACCGTGGGTGCTGCTGACCGATCTGCCGCCCGCGCGGGTGGATGCCGCGTGGTATGCCCTGCGCAGTTGGGACGAGGCGGGCTTCCGCCAAAGTACGTCGATGGGCTGGGACTGGCAACGCGGTCAGGTGACGGACCCGGATGCGGTGGCCTGGCAGTATCTGGTGGTGGCGACGGTCACGCGGTGGACGGTGGCCGTCGGCACGCGGATCGACGATGCAGAACCGCAGGGGGTTCCGCCCGGTCGCTTGCGGCGGGCGCCGCCGACGACGGGCGCACCGCTGCGCCGTCGCTGGAGCGGCACGGCGCAGCGGGTGATCAGCCTGCTCCGGCGGGGGGCAGGTCGGCGCCTGCGCTGGTTGCTGGCGCAAGGGCGTTGTTGGGTCCGCTTGTGGTTGCGCCCGGAGCCCTTGCCCAAAATAGGTGACAGCGTAACCATGCATATCTATGACCCGTCCCAATGCCTGAAATCGCCCTAA
- a CDS encoding IS110-like element ISRfsp2 family transposase, with protein MASRESLFIGIDVSKQTLDVAFGADPHAPRETIPSTDEGVQLLVTRLQRLQPTLIVLEATGGLERMVFAQLLQAGVPTARVQPRRVRALAHAEGRQAKTDRLDARLLARFAERVRPPHHQATDEQRASLRDLLVRREQLIQMRTAEINRLTAAAPNLRPGIQKHIDWLDQEIRALEQERDNEAERTDEVRRKRELLESVPGIGAITALNLLLRLPELGTINRKEAAAVVGVAPYANQSGAQRKPRHISGGRRDVRSVLYMATLAATRRRLVRRAFDQRLCQAGKPRKVAIVAAMRKLLTILGAILRQQKPWDPAVHTSAP; from the coding sequence ATGGCTTCCCGTGAGTCGCTCTTTATCGGCATTGATGTCTCCAAACAGACGCTGGATGTGGCGTTTGGCGCCGACCCGCACGCGCCACGCGAGACGATACCGTCTACCGACGAAGGTGTCCAGCTCCTGGTCACGCGACTCCAGCGCCTGCAGCCGACCCTGATTGTGCTGGAGGCGACCGGCGGGCTGGAGCGCATGGTGTTCGCCCAACTGCTCCAGGCTGGCGTGCCGACGGCGCGGGTGCAGCCACGCCGCGTGCGCGCCCTGGCGCACGCGGAAGGACGCCAGGCGAAGACCGACCGCCTGGATGCCCGGTTGCTCGCCCGCTTTGCCGAACGGGTGCGCCCGCCGCACCACCAAGCGACGGACGAGCAGCGCGCATCCTTGCGCGACCTGCTGGTCCGGCGGGAGCAGTTGATTCAGATGCGGACGGCTGAGATCAATCGGTTGACGGCTGCCGCGCCGAACCTCCGCCCGGGCATCCAGAAGCATATTGATTGGCTGGATCAGGAGATCCGTGCGCTTGAGCAGGAACGCGACAACGAGGCGGAGCGCACCGACGAGGTGCGCCGGAAACGGGAGCTGCTCGAAAGCGTGCCCGGCATCGGCGCGATCACCGCACTGAACCTGCTGCTCCGCCTGCCCGAACTGGGGACCATCAATCGCAAGGAAGCGGCGGCCGTTGTGGGCGTTGCGCCGTATGCCAATCAGAGCGGCGCACAGCGCAAACCCCGGCATATCTCCGGCGGCAGGAGGGATGTGCGCAGCGTGTTGTACATGGCGACCCTGGCGGCCACGCGGCGCCGTCTGGTCAGGCGCGCCTTCGATCAGCGCCTGTGTCAAGCTGGCAAGCCGCGCAAGGTCGCCATCGTCGCTGCGATGCGCAAGCTGCTGACTATTCTCGGCGCAATATTGCGTCAGCAAAAGCCCTGGGATCCGGCTGTGCATACGAGCGCCCCTTGA